The genomic stretch CAGCGGCCTTCTTGGTGTGCCAATTACACGCATTTAAGCAATCGATGATCACTGTACGCTCGTATTGGCTGACAACATCCTTAAGGCTCTTTGAGGCGTCTTCTAAATCCGCTTGTGCTGGCTGCTCGTAAGCAGGTTGTTCTGGAGTAGGTGAGGCTGCTTTCACTTCGACAGTTGGTACATCTTCTGGGATTTGTTCGCCAAACTCAATGTGAGTAATGGTTTCAAAATCGGACAGTAGCACCGAGCGCTCGATGATGTTCTTAAGCTCACGCACGTTCCCTGGGTATTGGTAGGCAAGCAGCTGTTTACGTACATTGGCACTTAACCCTGGCGCTTGCGGCAAACCTAGCGTGTTGGTTGTGTGTTGCACGAAATGTTCAGCAAGGGGAATAATGTCCGACTTACGGGCTCTCAGGGGCGGCAATGTAATAGGGAAGACATTTAAGCGATAGAACAAGTCGGCACGGAATCCGCCATCTTTGATTTGCTGCATAAGATTACAGTGGGTTGCAGCGATAACGCGAACGTCGACTTCAATCTCTTTGCTGGTACCGATAGGGCGAACTTTACGCTCTTGCAGTACACGCAGTAACTTCGCTTGTAGTAGCATTGGCATATCGCCAATTTCATCTAGGAAAAGCGTGCCGCCGTTGGCTGCTTCAAACAAACCGACTTTGTCTTTGTCCGCGCCCGTGAATGAACCTTTCTTATGCCCAAACAGTTCAGACTCTAACAACTGTTCGGGAATTGCCGCACAGTTTTGTACGATCAAAGGCTGTTCTGAACGGTTGGAGTTTTCGTGAATGTATTTCGCGATCACCTCTTTACCAGCGCCCGTTTCACCACGCAACAGAACGTCTACAGGAAGAGATAGCACCTTATCAAGACGATTCAAGACATTGAGCATTTCTTCGCTCTCTGCAATAGGACCTTGATAGGCTTTCTGAGTACGTTTTTTGAGCTGAGTGTTCTCGCGCACTAGGGCTTGATTATCGGCACTGAGGCTTTTAATCACTTGCCCATATTGCTCTAACCAAACGGCTTGGCGAATATTACTCGCAGCCATACGACAAAACTCAGTCAAGGCTGCCTCGTTATCGATGACGTTCAAATCGAGTAAGACTAACAGCCCAATGGTTTTGCTTTCGCTATCAATCAAAGGCCAAGCCAGTAAGTTCTCGCTTTTTAGTCCCAATGTCTGCTCTGTTTGATAAATGCTTTCGCAGTCGTAGCCGTTGTATTTGTATAGCTCGTTAATCAAAACCACTTCACCATTACGAATGGCAAAGTTAAATGGGTCGTTCTCACTAGCGGAATCAATCTGCAATGCCTCCCAAGGGTGGGAAACAATCGTTTTATCGTTATGGTGAGCGGTACTTGGAATCAACGCCTGTCCTGTCTGGTCCAAAACATAAATGATGCCGTGCTTTGCTAAGGTCATTTGTCTCGCAGCGGTCAACACGGCATCCAATGTTTGGGTAAGCTGGCTGCGATCAGCCAAAGATTGGCTGATCGCAAGTAGGGCGTTGCTAAGTTCGCTATGGTTAGCTGAACGCATAGGTCAGTGTTCCTTGCTCATCGACAGAAACTGTGATTTGCGTATGTGAATCATCCTTGTCATGCACCAATAGCTGTGTCGATAGCTGAGGCAGTAACTGACGGTTGATGACCGCGTCAATGTTACGTGCGCCTGTTTCAGCAAGGCGACAGTTACCTAGTACGAACTCGACCAAGCTTTCTTCGTAGTTCAGAGACAACTTGTGATGGTTATGTAGGCGCTGAGAAACTTTGTTTAGTTTGTGGTGGATAATTTCTGTCATTGCTTCGTCAGACAGAGGCACAAACGGAAGTACGGACATACGTGCCAACAGCGCCGGCTTGAAGTGTTGGTTCAAAGTAGGGCGGATGGCTTCTGCGATGATGTTCGCATCAATGTCTTTAGACTGGTGAACCAGAGATTCAATTTCGTGCGTCGCAAGGTTGCTGGTCATGATGATCAGCGTGTTCTTGAAGTCAATAGTACGACCTTCACCGTCGTTCAGCGTACCTTTGTCGAACACTTGGTAGAACAGGTTCAACACTTCTGGATCGGCTTTTTCTACTTCATCGAGAAGTACAACAGAATATGGACGCTGACGTACCGCCTCTGTCAGCATGCCGCCTTCACCGTAACCTACGTAACCCGGAGGCGAACCGATTAGGCGAGATACCGTGTGCTTCTCTTGGAACTCAGACATGTTAATGGTCGTCATAAAGCGCTCACCACCAAACATTTGATCAGCGATCGCACGAGCAGTTTCGGTTTTACCCACGCCACTAGGACCAACTAGCAGGAATACGCCTGTCGGTGCGTCTGGATTACCCAAGCCAGCTTTTGCGGTTTGAATGCCTTCAGACAGTGCATCGATAGCGTATTCTTGGCCTTTGATGCTTTGTGTTAGGCTTTCTTTCAGTTTTAGCATGGTTTCTGCTTCGTCTTGAAGCATCTTACCCATTGGAATGCCAGTCCAGTCTGAGATAACGTGGCTGACTTCATCTGGCCCAACTTCAAAGTGAACTAATGGGTTGCCATTGCGGATTGCGTCTAACTGTTCTTGGCATGCTGAAATCGCAATGCGGACCGCTTCTTCATCCATTTCTGTATATGGAGAAACGTCTTGTTCTGAATCTTCGTCTACAACAAGCTCTTCTTCATTTACTTTGCCAAAGACCAGTTCATGTAAGCGAGAGCGTAGAGCAATCATCTCTTGGATCTGCTCTTTTTCTTTGTGCCATTGCACTTCTTGTTCTGCTAGCTCTTCTTTTGTCGTTTCCATTGCCAATTTTAGGTCTGGAATGTTAGCAAGGCTGTGCTTGTCGCCAGTTTGCTGTAGAGCATCACGCTCAAGCGCTTCAAGCTCGCGCTGTTGAGCTGCAAGTTCTTGCTGAAGAGTCTCAACAGAAGCAGGAATGGCATTAAGGCTGATGTTCACTCGTGCACATGCCGTATCTAGTACATCGATAGCTTTGTCTGGCAGTTGGCGACCAGAGATGTATCGAGCAGAAAGCGCTGCCGCTGCGGTGATAGCGTCGTCACGTACGTAAACATTGTGAGATTTCTCGTACGCCGGGCGCAGACCACGAATGATCAATGCTGCTTGCTCAGGAGACGGTTCGTCGAGTTTCACCAGTTGGAAACGACGCGCAAGAGCTGGATCTTTCTCAAAGTACTTTTTGTATTCCGACCATGTTGTTGCTGCGATTGTCTTTACTTCACCACGTGCTAGGGCAGGTTTTAATAAGTTAGCAGCATCGCTACCGCCCGCTTGGTTGCCGCCGCCAACAAGGGTGTGCGCTTCATCGATGAACAAGATGATCGGTGTTGGCGAGTTTTTCACTTCATCCAATACTGCATTTAGGCGTTTTTCGAATTCGCCTTTTACGCTTGCGCCAGCTTGCAGAAGACCCATGTCCAAGCCGTAAAGCTCAACACCTTTAAGGTTGTCTGGTACGTCACCTTGTACAATCTTAAGTGCCAAGCCTTCTACTACTGCGGTTTTACCAACGCCCGGCTCACCAACGGCAATAGGGTTGTTTTTACGGCGACGAGCAAGAATGTCTACAATTTGGCGGATTTCTTGGTCACGGCAGAAAACAGGATCGATTTCGCCTTTGCGTGCTTTACCAGTGAAGTCTGTCGTGAACTTGCTCAGTGCTGAACCATCTTCGCGTGCTTGAGTTTTCTCTGAAGTTGCGACTTGCGCCTCAATAGAGTGGCTTGTTAGTTCTGCAAAGTTACGTTTAAGGCTATCAGGGTTTACTGCTTCAAGGATAGACGCGTAACCATGTTGACCATAACGCAGAGGGTTGCTAACAAGAGTAAGGAGTAGGGCGCCAGAGCGGATTTGTGTTTCGGATAGATCTAAAGAAGAAACCAGCCAACTTTCTTGTAACCATTCGATTAATAAAGCAGAAAAAACAGGTTTGCTGCCATTTCCTTTGGCGTTGGTATCGAGTGTGGATCGAACCGATTGTCTCAATAAGTTCTCAGAACAATCAAAATGACTTAATAAGACGTCAAAATCACTATTTGGCCTTTCTAATAGACTCAGTAAATAATGCTCAATTTGAACTTCGTTTGCTTTTTCCGAGACTGCGAGTGCTGCGGCATCTTCTAATGCTACTTTAGCTATCGGGTGTAGACGCTGAATTAATGAAGAAAGGTTTATATTTATCATAGCCATTTTATTCTTTAGAGGAAAAGAGGTGAGAGCTATTATACTAAAAGTGGTTACGCCATTTTTTTATCAAGATATTTTAACTATCGTTTTCTGGTGATTTGAATGGCTATGTTAGTGGGAATATTTATTACAAGTAATTATGCTTTGCTATTGTGAATTAATTATTGGTTAATACGACTAAAATGCCAGTGTTATTAACTTTATTTTGTTCTTTATATATGGTCATTTTAACTTTTTAAAATTGAATCAATTTATTATTATCTGATTCCAATTTATTGGTTTTTTATCCAATAAATTGTAAGAAACAAATTAATCCATAATGGAGTTTTCTTGTAACTTGTTGTTTTTACTTTATTTTAAAAGTTGGCACGGAGTTTGATTATACCAAGTAGTCGCGGTGATAAGCGATTTGGTGATTTAAACAAAACAGATTTTAGAAAAGGAAATAGCGATGCCAACTCCAGCATATATGTCTATCAACGGTGAAACTCAAGGTCACATTACTAAAGATACATACTCTGCAGATTCAGTAGGTAACACATGGCAAGAAGCTCACGTTGATGAGTTCCTAGTACAAGAACTTGATCACGTGCTAACTGTTCCACGTGATCCACAAAGTGGTCAACCTACTGGTCAACGTGTACACCGTCCACTTGTTGTGACTAAAGTTCAAGACCGTTCTTCTCCACTACTATTTAACGCACTAGTGTCTGGTGAAAAACTTCCTGAGTGTTTGATTCGTTTCTACCGTACTTCAGTTCAAGGCAAGCAAGAGCACTACTACTCAATCAAGCTGATTGATGCGCTATTGGTAGATATCCAAACTCGTATGAACCACTGTCAAGATGCAGCAACAGCTGATCGCGTTACAGAAGAAGTTCTTAAGTTTACTTACCGTGCAATCGAAGTAACTCACGAAAACTGTGGTACAGCTGGTAACGACGACTGGCGTGCTCCACGCGAAGCATAATTGCTTTTTGCGTAAAGATTCAGGGCCAACAATTGTTGGCCCTAATTCGATTATTTGTATCAGGTAAAAGATATGGTGAATGACGTAGAATTTAAATTTGAAGTGCCAGGGTGTGGGCACGAGTTTCGAGTAGAAAGCTTTCAAGTAAATGAAGAGCTTTCGAAACCTTTTCACATCAGTCTCTCATTACTTTCACTTGATCCAGATATCTCTTTTGATTCGTTAATACGAAAAGCAGGTACACTGACTCTTTATGGACAAGGCTTAAGCGCGGCACGCATATTCAATGGTGTGGTGAACGAAGTTCGTTATTTGGGTACAGGCCGTCGCTTCTCTCGCTATCAGTTAGTTTTGGTTCCGCAGGCTTGGTTCTTATCACAACGCCAAGACTGTCGTATTTTCCAACAAAAATCAGCGAAAGATATAATTACAGAGGTGCTTGATGATGGTTCAGTGACCGACTATCGTTTTGAATTGTCTGGTATTTATCCACCAAAGGAGTACGCACTGCAATACCGTGAGTCAGACCTACACTTTGTTCAGCGTATGATGGCAGAACACGGTATGTGGTACTATTTCGACCACACCGATTCAAACCACACAATGGTCATTGTCGATAGTAACGATGCCATTGCTCCACTGGTTAGCTCTCCTCTCAATGCATCTTATATTGGGCCGATCGTATATCATGCCGATAGTGGGGGTGTTGCTGACCGTGAGCATATCTCCGATCTCGAGTTAGTTAACCGTGTCAGAACGGGTCAGGTTACTTACACTGACTACAATTACGAGCAGCCAAAGATCCCGCAAGAGATGACTCATGCAGGTGATCTGGACCAAGATTTAAAGCAGTTTGATTATCCTGGACGTTATGTTGATCCTGTAATGGGGCAGGTGAGAACCACTGAGTGGATGTTTGAGCACATTGTCGATAATCAGCAAGTAGAAGCGAGCAGTGATGTGATGCGTTTGGCGTCTGGTTACAGCTTTAACATCAGTGACCATCCTCGCTCTGAAATCAACCGTGATTACATCATGTTATCCGTCATGCACACAGGGCAAGACCCACAAGTGCACGAAGACGAAGCGAGTGGCATGCCAACTACTTACTACAACCAGTTCACGTGTATTCCACGTGATGTTGTATTCAAAGCGCCCAAGTTGGCGGCTCCAGTAGTGGATGGTCCGCAAACTGCGGTTGTAGTTGGTCCTGCAGGGGAGGAGATCTACACCGATAAACTAGGACGAATTAAGGTTCAGTTCCATTGGGATCGCTATGGTAACAACGATGAACATGCAAGTTGCTGGATTCGTGTGAGTCAATCAATGGCTGCTCCAACGTGGGGCGCGGTTTACTTGCCACGTATTGGTCATGAAGTCGTAGTCACCTTCCTTGAAGGCGACCCAGATCGCCCATTGGTGACTGGCGCAGTTTATAACGGTCTTCACTTCCCTCCGTACTCGTTGCCTGAGAATAAAACTCGTACTACGTTCCGTACGCAAACGCACAAAGGCACCGGCTACAACGAACTGAGTTTTGAAGACGAAGCGAACCAAGAAGAAGTCTACATTCATGCTCAAAAAGACATGTCGACCAAAGTTCTCAACAATCGTTACCGAGATATCGGTCAGGATGAGTTCTTAAAGGTTGCGCGTCATCAGACGAACGAAGTCCATGGTGATCATAAAGAAACCATTGATGGCCACAAAACAACCCAAGTAAACAGCACTTTTACCGAGACAGTAGAGCAAGACGTTACCGTTACATACAACGCCAACGAAACCCAATATGTGAAGAACAATTCTGATTTGGAAATTGGTGATAACCGCACAACAAAGATCGGCAAGAACGATGACTTGGATGTGGGTGAAAACAGTAACTTAACTGTTGGTGCATCAAAAAGCTCGGACATTGGTGCCGATGATAACCAAACAGTGGGTGGCAACTTAACCGTATCGGTAAAAGGCAATACATCTTACAAAGCCGATGGCGCGACACAGATCATCAGTGGTGACAAGATTGTACTGAAAACAGGCGGTTCTTCTTTAGTGATGAACAGTGATGGTTCAATCAAGCTCTCAGGGTCTTCAATCACCATTGAAGGCAGTGATAAAGTCGTCGTGAAAGGTGGTAACGTAGCGATTAACTAATGATGGAAAAACAAACTCTTATTAAAGAAACCATCACGAAACAGCAAGCCGAAACATCGGCTTGCTTTTCGCGTTTTGGAACCATAGTCGCCATTAACGAGTCAACGGGCAGTGTTCGCGTTGATTTTGATGGCAACCCATTTAACCAACCACTTACCGCAAGGTTAGGGCGTGGCTTTCGCCGCTCTGAATTGCAAATGGCTATCGACAATCGATTAAATTGTCGAATCGAATTTTTGAGCGACGACTTAAGCTTGCCCCTTGTGACGGACATTTTTTTCTCCATTCTGGATGACTCTGATGAGTTTGTATTGCGGGCGAAGAAGATGGTCATTGAGACGGAGCAAGAACTGATCGTCAAAAGTGGTGAGACAGAAACTCGCTACAGCGGGCGTGATGGCCGTATTACAACTAAAGCGAAGTACGTTACTTCTCAAGCAGAAAAAGCACAAAAAATTCAAGGCGGAACGATCGCAATTAACTGATGACTATCAGTGTTAACTAATTGCTATCGCGTTATCGCGCGCTAACAACGGATAAGTAGATGCGACAAAGAATTGGTGTCGAGCACCTAAAGGCACCCATAACCAATCAAGAAGTCGAAGGTGCGTTGGCCAAAGCTGAACGTGCTGTTAAAGACCTTTCCCAATTGCCAGATACATGGCTGGACTTCTGCAACGAAAAGCTGGCTATCACTTCTGAGAGCCTCGGTTTTTTGATCAGGCAGCGTGTTCAACTTCATAAACGTGGTTATCCGAGCCGTGAACTGGATTACCTGAAATTGATCGAACGCCAAATTGAAGAGCTCAAGCAAGTGTACTTGTCATTCTATCGATTAGCTCCAGGTCTGATTCATCAATTAAGAGGTCGAGAACCAGAAATCTATGCTTGGCTCACGCTACAAAAAGAGCTCGGTTCTGAGTTCGATAACCTCTTGTGTGGATTAAGTTTACTCGAAGAGTTAGACGCTCAAACCGCGATGG from Vibrio parahaemolyticus encodes the following:
- a CDS encoding sigma-54-dependent Fis family transcriptional regulator, with protein sequence MRSANHSELSNALLAISQSLADRSQLTQTLDAVLTAARQMTLAKHGIIYVLDQTGQALIPSTAHHNDKTIVSHPWEALQIDSASENDPFNFAIRNGEVVLINELYKYNGYDCESIYQTEQTLGLKSENLLAWPLIDSESKTIGLLVLLDLNVIDNEAALTEFCRMAASNIRQAVWLEQYGQVIKSLSADNQALVRENTQLKKRTQKAYQGPIAESEEMLNVLNRLDKVLSLPVDVLLRGETGAGKEVIAKYIHENSNRSEQPLIVQNCAAIPEQLLESELFGHKKGSFTGADKDKVGLFEAANGGTLFLDEIGDMPMLLQAKLLRVLQERKVRPIGTSKEIEVDVRVIAATHCNLMQQIKDGGFRADLFYRLNVFPITLPPLRARKSDIIPLAEHFVQHTTNTLGLPQAPGLSANVRKQLLAYQYPGNVRELKNIIERSVLLSDFETITHIEFGEQIPEDVPTVEVKAASPTPEQPAYEQPAQADLEDASKSLKDVVSQYERTVIIDCLNACNWHTKKAAEQLALPMSTLNHKMKKYDISAAG
- a CDS encoding Hcp family type VI secretion system effector; translated protein: MPTPAYMSINGETQGHITKDTYSADSVGNTWQEAHVDEFLVQELDHVLTVPRDPQSGQPTGQRVHRPLVVTKVQDRSSPLLFNALVSGEKLPECLIRFYRTSVQGKQEHYYSIKLIDALLVDIQTRMNHCQDAATADRVTEEVLKFTYRAIEVTHENCGTAGNDDWRAPREA
- the tssH gene encoding type VI secretion system ATPase TssH, whose product is MININLSSLIQRLHPIAKVALEDAAALAVSEKANEVQIEHYLLSLLERPNSDFDVLLSHFDCSENLLRQSVRSTLDTNAKGNGSKPVFSALLIEWLQESWLVSSLDLSETQIRSGALLLTLVSNPLRYGQHGYASILEAVNPDSLKRNFAELTSHSIEAQVATSEKTQAREDGSALSKFTTDFTGKARKGEIDPVFCRDQEIRQIVDILARRRKNNPIAVGEPGVGKTAVVEGLALKIVQGDVPDNLKGVELYGLDMGLLQAGASVKGEFEKRLNAVLDEVKNSPTPIILFIDEAHTLVGGGNQAGGSDAANLLKPALARGEVKTIAATTWSEYKKYFEKDPALARRFQLVKLDEPSPEQAALIIRGLRPAYEKSHNVYVRDDAITAAAALSARYISGRQLPDKAIDVLDTACARVNISLNAIPASVETLQQELAAQQRELEALERDALQQTGDKHSLANIPDLKLAMETTKEELAEQEVQWHKEKEQIQEMIALRSRLHELVFGKVNEEELVVDEDSEQDVSPYTEMDEEAVRIAISACQEQLDAIRNGNPLVHFEVGPDEVSHVISDWTGIPMGKMLQDEAETMLKLKESLTQSIKGQEYAIDALSEGIQTAKAGLGNPDAPTGVFLLVGPSGVGKTETARAIADQMFGGERFMTTINMSEFQEKHTVSRLIGSPPGYVGYGEGGMLTEAVRQRPYSVVLLDEVEKADPEVLNLFYQVFDKGTLNDGEGRTIDFKNTLIIMTSNLATHEIESLVHQSKDIDANIIAEAIRPTLNQHFKPALLARMSVLPFVPLSDEAMTEIIHHKLNKVSQRLHNHHKLSLNYEESLVEFVLGNCRLAETGARNIDAVINRQLLPQLSTQLLVHDKDDSHTQITVSVDEQGTLTYAFS
- the tssI gene encoding type VI secretion system Vgr family protein; its protein translation is MVNDVEFKFEVPGCGHEFRVESFQVNEELSKPFHISLSLLSLDPDISFDSLIRKAGTLTLYGQGLSAARIFNGVVNEVRYLGTGRRFSRYQLVLVPQAWFLSQRQDCRIFQQKSAKDIITEVLDDGSVTDYRFELSGIYPPKEYALQYRESDLHFVQRMMAEHGMWYYFDHTDSNHTMVIVDSNDAIAPLVSSPLNASYIGPIVYHADSGGVADREHISDLELVNRVRTGQVTYTDYNYEQPKIPQEMTHAGDLDQDLKQFDYPGRYVDPVMGQVRTTEWMFEHIVDNQQVEASSDVMRLASGYSFNISDHPRSEINRDYIMLSVMHTGQDPQVHEDEASGMPTTYYNQFTCIPRDVVFKAPKLAAPVVDGPQTAVVVGPAGEEIYTDKLGRIKVQFHWDRYGNNDEHASCWIRVSQSMAAPTWGAVYLPRIGHEVVVTFLEGDPDRPLVTGAVYNGLHFPPYSLPENKTRTTFRTQTHKGTGYNELSFEDEANQEEVYIHAQKDMSTKVLNNRYRDIGQDEFLKVARHQTNEVHGDHKETIDGHKTTQVNSTFTETVEQDVTVTYNANETQYVKNNSDLEIGDNRTTKIGKNDDLDVGENSNLTVGASKSSDIGADDNQTVGGNLTVSVKGNTSYKADGATQIISGDKIVLKTGGSSLVMNSDGSIKLSGSSITIEGSDKVVVKGGNVAIN